In Flavobacteriaceae bacterium, the following proteins share a genomic window:
- a CDS encoding polysaccharide biosynthesis protein → MEKIKEIIKLVLKRTLFKFGIENVGYLPRWIVLFWDVQIVFFSLITSGFITNDFSFIFFNRYFLIPLLVGLIITTGCFFLFKTYVGLIRHSSYIDAVKLLLASVSSAGMLIVINFLYYKFFDEFLYSSIFLILFFLCLFVGLFFYRVVAKQIYSRFLLQDTSDVEKVFILGVSQNTISLAVAIENEYPRRFKVMGFLEKEKSNSNKRVLGLPIIYLKRKIYVIIRAYQGTGLIVLEDDLRDHEKIQMIDNCIEHNIKIYRSPSISEMDSNSGINESIQNIQIEDLLEREPIEINNNEILNLIENKTVFVTGGAGSIGSEIVNQLSQYKPKKLVILDQAETPLHSLTLKIEEKYNDLNFHPIICDVRNKENLEHLFNIHKPEIIYHCAAYKHVPLMEKNPSEAVSVNILGTKNLADLAAKYSAERFIMISTDKAVNPSNVMGASKRVAEIYVQSLYNHLSNNKENKTKFITTRFGNVLGSNGSVVPLFKKQIQQGGPVTITHPDIIRYFMTIPEACQLVMEASSMGEGGEIFIFDMGKAVKIIDLANKMIRLAGHTPNRDIKIKAIGLRPGEKLYEELLNDKSITLPTYHKKIMIVKANNDEYLSVNTSVQNIIEESRRLKETEIVKKIKELVPEYKSLNSYYEKLDK, encoded by the coding sequence ATGGAAAAAATAAAAGAAATTATTAAGCTAGTATTAAAGCGTACACTATTTAAATTCGGTATTGAAAACGTTGGTTATCTACCTAGATGGATTGTATTATTCTGGGATGTTCAAATTGTTTTCTTTTCACTAATTACTTCAGGTTTTATTACAAATGATTTTTCATTCATATTCTTTAATAGATATTTTTTAATACCATTGTTAGTAGGTCTAATTATAACTACAGGTTGCTTTTTTCTCTTTAAGACATACGTAGGTTTAATAAGACATTCAAGTTATATTGATGCAGTAAAATTACTTTTAGCTTCTGTTTCTTCAGCAGGAATGCTCATTGTAATAAATTTTTTATACTATAAATTTTTTGACGAATTTTTATATAGTTCAATATTTTTAATATTATTCTTTTTATGCTTATTTGTCGGTCTGTTTTTTTATAGGGTTGTTGCAAAACAAATCTATTCTCGATTTTTACTTCAAGATACTTCTGATGTTGAAAAAGTATTTATTTTAGGTGTTTCTCAAAACACAATTTCTTTAGCGGTAGCTATAGAAAATGAATATCCTAGACGATTTAAAGTAATGGGTTTTTTAGAAAAAGAAAAATCAAATAGCAATAAAAGAGTTCTTGGATTACCAATAATTTATTTAAAAAGAAAAATATACGTAATAATAAGAGCTTATCAAGGAACGGGCTTAATTGTCTTAGAAGATGATTTAAGAGATCATGAAAAAATACAGATGATAGACAATTGTATAGAACATAATATTAAAATATACAGATCTCCTTCAATTTCTGAAATGGATAGTAATAGTGGAATAAATGAGAGCATCCAAAATATTCAGATAGAAGACTTATTAGAGCGTGAGCCAATAGAAATTAACAACAACGAAATATTAAATTTAATAGAAAATAAAACAGTTTTTGTAACAGGAGGAGCAGGTTCAATAGGCTCAGAAATTGTAAATCAATTAAGTCAGTACAAACCTAAAAAACTTGTAATTTTAGATCAAGCTGAAACACCTTTACATAGTTTAACTTTAAAAATAGAAGAAAAATATAATGATTTAAACTTTCATCCAATAATATGTGATGTTAGAAATAAAGAAAATTTAGAACACCTTTTTAATATTCATAAACCTGAAATTATATATCATTGCGCTGCTTATAAACACGTTCCTTTAATGGAAAAAAATCCCTCTGAAGCAGTTTCTGTAAATATATTAGGGACAAAGAATTTAGCAGATTTAGCTGCGAAATATAGTGCAGAGCGATTTATAATGATTTCTACAGACAAAGCTGTAAACCCTAGTAATGTTATGGGAGCCTCTAAAAGAGTTGCAGAAATATATGTACAGTCATTATATAATCATTTATCCAATAATAAAGAAAACAAAACAAAATTTATAACAACACGTTTTGGAAATGTTTTAGGGTCTAATGGATCTGTAGTACCGTTGTTTAAAAAACAAATTCAACAAGGAGGCCCGGTTACAATTACGCATCCAGATATCATAAGATACTTTATGACTATACCTGAAGCTTGTCAATTAGTTATGGAGGCGAGCTCTATGGGCGAAGGCGGCGAAATTTTTATTTTTGACATGGGTAAAGCTGTTAAAATTATTGATCTAGCTAATAAAATGATTCGTTTGGCTGGTCATACACCTAATAGAGATATAAAAATTAAAGCTATTGGATTACGTCCAGGAGAGAAATTATATGAAGAGCTATTAAATGATAAATCAATAACATTACCTACCTATCATAAAAAAATAATGATTGTTAAGGCTAACAATGATGAATATTTATCTGTAAACACAAGTGTTCAAAATATTATCGAAGAATCTAGAAGGTTAAAAGAAACAGAAATTGTAAAAAAAATAAAAGAACTAGTTCCTGAGTACAAAAGTTTAAATTCTTATTATGAGAAATTAGACAAATAA